A window of the Streptomyces griseochromogenes genome harbors these coding sequences:
- a CDS encoding DUF4232 domain-containing protein, whose translation MRHSNGIRRAALATTAVTAVAAAVTGILPGTAMAASTTTSTPPPACPASALQVSAWQAVHRPVGTGTGAAVVQFTNVSRRTCALKGHPTVAGAGNGSPAHNTPLKVTPTGRAATVTVRPHGKAWVKLTFVQVQGEGDGYCVSGKDPVTYPTMVIGLPHSGKHQVALNDGVWAECDNKVTVTPVSAVKPS comes from the coding sequence ATGCGGCACAGCAACGGCATTCGCAGGGCGGCTCTGGCGACGACGGCGGTCACGGCCGTCGCGGCGGCGGTGACCGGCATCCTGCCCGGCACCGCCATGGCGGCGAGCACCACCACCTCCACCCCGCCGCCCGCCTGCCCGGCCTCCGCCCTCCAGGTCAGCGCCTGGCAGGCCGTCCACCGGCCCGTCGGGACCGGGACCGGGGCGGCGGTCGTGCAGTTCACCAACGTCTCCCGGAGGACGTGCGCCCTGAAGGGCCATCCGACGGTCGCGGGCGCCGGCAACGGCTCCCCCGCCCACAACACCCCGCTCAAGGTCACCCCCACCGGCAGGGCGGCCACCGTGACGGTCCGGCCGCACGGCAAGGCGTGGGTGAAGCTGACCTTCGTCCAGGTCCAGGGGGAGGGCGACGGCTACTGCGTGTCGGGCAAGGACCCGGTGACGTATCCGACGATGGTCATCGGGCTGCCGCACTCCGGGAAGCACCAGGTCGCCCTGAACGACGGGGTGTGGGCCGAGTGCGACAACAAGGTGACCGTCACCCCGGTCTCGGCGGTCAAGCCTTCCTGA
- a CDS encoding DUF7660 family protein — translation MTTSPDHVGSREDLAAFDRVLHRSHTEEGHSWENADLASFLESPAAWIDDADGWYSNAGRDLPADGDWSFFARALRAATTYE, via the coding sequence ATGACCACTTCTCCTGACCATGTCGGCAGCAGAGAAGACCTGGCTGCCTTCGACCGCGTCCTCCACCGCAGCCACACCGAGGAGGGGCACTCGTGGGAAAACGCGGACCTCGCGAGTTTCTTGGAGTCGCCGGCAGCGTGGATCGACGATGCGGACGGCTGGTACAGCAACGCCGGCCGCGATCTGCCCGCCGACGGGGACTGGAGCTTCTTCGCACGAGCTCTACGAGCTGCGACCACCTACGAGTAA
- a CDS encoding TetR/AcrR family transcriptional regulator, which produces MGRVSQAQAQANRRRVVERASRLFREQGTGVSVADLMKAAGLTHGGFYKQFASKEALIDEAVTHAFGELTEFHATTLEEHEGRRAEAQQSLIDGYLSVRHRDNPSSGCPVAALATDMARDSGDHGAPRTYAEGVQDFTQWLATDDEDGIARLCTMLGALLLARATKDSPLSEQVLSAARTALSPAPQPHD; this is translated from the coding sequence ATGGGTCGCGTCTCACAGGCACAGGCACAGGCGAACCGCCGACGGGTCGTGGAGCGGGCCTCGCGGCTGTTCCGCGAGCAGGGCACGGGCGTGAGCGTCGCGGATCTGATGAAGGCGGCCGGCCTGACGCACGGCGGCTTCTACAAGCAGTTCGCCTCCAAGGAGGCACTGATCGACGAGGCGGTCACCCACGCGTTCGGCGAACTGACCGAGTTCCACGCCACCACACTCGAAGAGCACGAGGGGCGCCGTGCCGAGGCCCAGCAGTCCCTGATCGACGGGTACTTGTCCGTCCGGCACCGGGACAACCCCTCCTCGGGCTGCCCTGTCGCCGCGCTCGCCACCGACATGGCCCGGGACAGTGGCGACCACGGGGCGCCCCGCACCTACGCCGAAGGGGTACAGGACTTCACCCAGTGGCTCGCCACCGACGACGAGGACGGCATCGCCCGGCTGTGCACCATGCTCGGCGCCCTTCTCCTGGCCCGCGCCACCAAGGACTCCCCGCTGTCCGAGCAGGTCCTCTCCGCCGCCCGCACCGCACTGTCGCCCGCCCCGCAGCCGCATGACTGA